A section of the Larus michahellis chromosome 1, bLarMic1.1, whole genome shotgun sequence genome encodes:
- the LMOD2 gene encoding leiomodin-2, producing the protein MSTFGYRRELSKYEDIDEDELLASLTEEELKELERELEDIEPDRNLPVGQRQKSLTEKTPTGTFSREALMAYWERETRKLLEKERLGACDKDSEQEEDNSEDIQEEYFTESNSEVSEEAYTEEDDDEEDEEEDEDDSDDEDEEKQNAAAGERPGDSRSSDHIRRKKCNGAKDNQNLLNGHDGKDTDNLSLKSSAIHPCGNPTVIEDALEKVRSNDPDTTEVNLNNIENITSQMLIQFAQALRDNTVVKSFSLANTHADDNVAIAIAGMLKVNQHITSLNIESNFVTGKGVLAIMRALQNNKVLTELRFHNQRHIMGSQVEMDIVKLLKENTTLVKLGYHFDLAGPRMSMTSILTRNMDKQRQKRMQEQRQQESGCDGAVNPKAKGLQKGTPRSSPYVSPKSSPWSSPKLPKKAPPVKSQPPAPAPPPPPPPPPPPPPPPPVIPEKKAPTRNIAEVIKQQESSKKALQNGQKKKKAKKSKKHENSILKEIKDSLKSVSDRKSEEGSRPSTRPSTPQRSLHDNLMEAIRASSIKQLRRVEVPEALR; encoded by the exons ATGTCTACCTTTGGCTACAGAAGAGAGCTCAGTAAATATGAAGACATTGATGAAGACGAGCTCCTGGCTTCTCTCACTGaagaggagctgaaggagctggagcgggagctggaggacATAGAGCCCGACCGAAACCTTCCGGTGGGGCAACGGCAGAAGAGCCTGACGGAGAAAACACCGACGGGGACTTTCAGCAGGGAAGCGCTGATGGCATATTGGGAGAGGGAGACCAGGAAACTCTTAGAAAAAGAGAGATTGGGTGCATGCGACAAG GACTCTGAGCAAGAAGAAGACAATTCAGAAGATATCCAAGAAGAATATTTCACAGAAAGCAATAGTGAAGTGTCTGAGGAGGCATATACTGAAGAGGATGAtgatgaagaagatgaggaggaagatgaagatgacagtgatgatgaggatgaggaaaagcaaaatgctgcagCTGGTGAAAgacctggggacagcaggagtTCCGACCACATCAGACGCAAAAAGTGTAACGGTGCAAAGGACAATCAAAACTTACTCAATGGCCACGATGGAAAAGACACCGATAATCTGAGTTTAAAAAGCAGTGCCATCCACCCTTGCGGAAATCCAACAGTTATTGAGGATGCTTTGGAAAAAGTTAGGAGCAACGACCCTGACACCACGGAGGTCAATCTGAACAACATTGAAAACATCACTTCACAGATGCTTATCCAATTTGCTCAAGCCCTGAGGGACAACACAGTGGTTAAGTCATTCAGCTTGGCTAACACGCATGCTGATGACAACGTTGCAATAGCTATTGCTGGTATGTTAAAGGTAAATCAGCATATAACTAGTCTGAATATTGAGTCAAATTTTGTCACAGGCAAAGGAGTGCTGGCCATCATGAGAGCTTTGCAGAATAACAAAGTTCTAACTGAACTGCGGTTCCACAATCAAAGGCACATCATGGGCAGCCAGGTGGAAATGGACATAGTTAAACTGTTGAAAGAGAACACCACCCTGGTCAAGCTTGGATACCACTTTGACCTTGCTGGCCCAAGAATGAGCATGACAAGTATCCTGACAAGAAATATGGATAAACAAAGGCAAAAGCGTATGCAGGAGCAGCGACAACAAGAGTCTGGTTGTGATGGAGCCGTCAATCCAAAGGCCAAAGGCTTGCAGAAGGGGACGCCTCGGTCCTCACCTTATGTGTCACCTAAGAGCTCACCTTGGTCCTCTCCAAAGCTCCCTAAGAAAGCACCGCCAGTGAAAAGTCAGCCTCCAGCTCCTgcgcccccacctccccctccacccccgcctcctcctcctcctcctccccccgttATTCCAGAGAAGAAGGCACCAACCAGGAATATAGCTGAAGTCATCAAACAGCAAGAAAGCTCAAAGAAAGCCTTACAGaatggacagaaaaagaaaaaagccaaaaaaagcaaaaagcatgaGAACAGCatattgaaagaaattaaagattcTCTAAAATCAGTCTCGGACAGAAAATCAGAGGAAGGTTCACGACCCTCCACCCGTCCCTCCACCCCACAAAGGTCTCTCCATGACAACCTTATGGAAGCAATTCGGGCAAGCAGCATAAAGCAATTGAGGCGG GTGGAGGTACCAGAAGCCCTTCGGTGA